Proteins from one Pseudomonas sp. KBS0710 genomic window:
- the lpxK gene encoding tetraacyldisaccharide 4'-kinase, translating to MAMSDRLLKAWYAGHPALALLRPLESLYRRVVQRKRARFLAGEGEIYQSPVPVVVVGNITVGGTGKTPLILWLIEHCRRSGLRVGVVSRGYGAKPPQLPWRVEASHSAEVAGDEPLLIVQRCGVPLMIDPDRSRAVKALLASEPLDLILSDDGLQHYRLARDLELVLIDAARGLGNRRCLPAGPLREPVERLRSVDALLYNGAGADREDGFAFRLQPTALINLKTGERQSVEHFAAGQRVHAVAGIGNPQRFFNTLETLHWQPIPHAFADHAPYSAEVLNFTPSLPLVMTEKDAVKCRAFAQPDWWYLAVDALPSPAFVAWFDTQLMRLLPARLSP from the coding sequence ATGGCCATGTCCGATCGTTTGCTCAAGGCGTGGTACGCGGGCCATCCGGCACTCGCGCTGCTGCGGCCGCTGGAATCTTTGTACCGTCGCGTTGTGCAGCGCAAACGCGCGCGTTTCCTGGCGGGCGAGGGTGAGATTTATCAATCGCCGGTGCCTGTGGTGGTGGTGGGCAATATCACCGTCGGCGGCACCGGCAAGACGCCGTTGATCCTGTGGCTGATCGAGCACTGCCGGCGCAGTGGTCTGCGAGTGGGTGTGGTCAGCCGTGGTTACGGTGCCAAGCCACCGCAGTTGCCGTGGCGGGTCGAGGCCAGCCATAGCGCCGAAGTGGCGGGCGACGAGCCGTTGCTGATCGTTCAGCGCTGTGGCGTGCCCCTGATGATAGACCCAGACCGAAGCCGCGCCGTCAAAGCCTTGCTGGCCAGTGAACCCCTTGACCTGATCCTCAGCGACGATGGCCTGCAGCATTACCGCCTGGCCCGCGACCTGGAACTGGTGCTGATCGATGCCGCCCGTGGCTTGGGCAACCGCCGCTGCCTGCCTGCCGGGCCTTTGCGCGAACCGGTGGAGCGCCTGCGCAGCGTGGATGCGCTGTTGTACAACGGTGCCGGGGCCGATCGCGAGGATGGGTTTGCCTTTCGCCTGCAACCCACGGCGCTGATCAACTTGAAAACCGGTGAGCGCCAATCGGTCGAGCATTTTGCCGCCGGCCAGCGGGTCCATGCCGTCGCGGGTATCGGTAACCCGCAACGTTTCTTCAATACCCTCGAAACGCTACACTGGCAGCCGATTCCCCATGCGTTTGCCGACCATGCGCCCTACAGCGCAGAGGTGTTGAATTTCACACCGTCATTGCCGTTGGTGATGACCGAAAAAGACGCGGTGAAGTGCCGCGCCTTTGCCCAGCCCGACTGGTGGTACCTTGCAGTAGATGCATTGCCGTCACCGGCGTTTGTGGCCTGGTTCGACACGCAATTGATGCGCCTGCTGCCTGCCCGACTCTCGCCTTAA
- a CDS encoding DUF1090 family protein, translating to MRLNKLAPAAALFSLFTLPAHAADLTALTGALSSALGGSSNNTVNTTANNASCQQQIRDLQTNINAANAKGDTLRATAFQAALTQTNKSCSNARYNTQAQVDTNPQHQQNVNKAADAINAIGGLFK from the coding sequence ATGCGTCTTAACAAACTCGCACCCGCCGCCGCCCTGTTCAGCCTGTTTACCCTGCCCGCCCACGCCGCCGACCTGACGGCCCTGACGGGCGCCCTGTCCTCCGCCCTGGGTGGCAGCAGCAACAACACCGTCAACACCACTGCCAACAACGCCTCCTGCCAACAGCAGATCCGCGACCTGCAAACCAACATCAATGCAGCCAACGCCAAAGGCGACACTTTGCGCGCGACAGCCTTTCAGGCAGCCCTGACGCAAACCAATAAAAGCTGCAGTAACGCGCGCTACAACACGCAGGCGCAGGTGGATACCAACCCTCAACACCAGCAGAACGTGAACAAGGCTGCGGATGCGATTAATGCGATTGGTGGTTTGTTCAAGTAA
- a CDS encoding DUF2062 domain-containing protein, producing the protein MPRRLFKRYMPDPTSIREHKSLRFLGKLLHDPNLWHLNRHSVARAMAVGLFAAFIPIPLQMLLAAVLAIAVRGNMPIAVSLVWLTNPITMPVVFFCTYLTGAWLMNTPPRSLPDNLTWEWISSQLGTLWQPFLLGSVVCGLVLAALAYCLTMGYWRWWVAHQWKKRKQRRG; encoded by the coding sequence ATGCCCCGGCGCTTATTCAAACGGTACATGCCCGACCCCACGAGTATCCGGGAACACAAGTCCTTACGATTTCTCGGCAAGTTGCTGCATGACCCCAACCTCTGGCACCTGAACCGCCATTCCGTCGCACGCGCCATGGCGGTGGGCCTGTTCGCGGCGTTTATCCCGATTCCGTTGCAGATGTTATTGGCGGCGGTCCTGGCGATCGCAGTGCGCGGCAATATGCCGATTGCCGTGAGCCTGGTGTGGCTGACCAACCCGATCACCATGCCGGTGGTGTTCTTCTGCACCTACCTGACCGGCGCCTGGCTGATGAACACGCCGCCGCGCAGCCTGCCCGACAACCTGACCTGGGAGTGGATCAGCAGCCAGCTGGGCACACTGTGGCAGCCGTTCCTGTTGGGTTCGGTGGTGTGCGGGCTGGTGTTGGCCGCGCTGGCTTACTGCCTGACGATGGGTTATTGGCGCTGGTGGGTCGCGCATCAGTGGAAGAAGCGCAAGCAACGGCGTGGCTGA
- a CDS encoding MotA/TolQ/ExbB proton channel family protein: MWELVKSGGWMMLPIILSSIAALGIVAERLWTLRASRITPEHLLGQVWGWIKNKQLDKEKLKELRANSPLGEILAAGLANSKHGREIMKECIEEAAARVIHEMERYINALGTIAAMAPLLGLLGTVLGMIDIFSSFMGSGMTTNAAVLAGGISKALITTAAGLMVGIPSVFFHRFLQRRIDELVVGMEQEAIKLVEVVQGDRDVDFVEGRA, translated from the coding sequence GTGTGGGAATTGGTCAAATCCGGCGGCTGGATGATGCTGCCGATTATCTTGAGCTCCATCGCCGCACTCGGCATCGTTGCCGAACGTTTGTGGACCCTGCGCGCCAGCCGCATAACCCCCGAGCATCTGCTGGGGCAGGTCTGGGGCTGGATCAAGAACAAACAGCTGGATAAAGAAAAACTCAAGGAACTGCGCGCCAACTCGCCGCTGGGTGAAATCCTTGCGGCGGGCCTCGCCAATTCCAAACATGGTCGCGAGATCATGAAAGAGTGCATCGAAGAGGCTGCCGCCCGGGTCATCCATGAAATGGAGCGCTATATCAATGCGCTCGGCACCATCGCGGCCATGGCGCCGTTGCTGGGTCTGTTGGGCACGGTGCTGGGCATGATCGACATTTTCAGCTCGTTCATGGGCTCGGGCATGACCACCAACGCCGCCGTCCTGGCAGGTGGTATTTCCAAGGCCTTGATCACCACGGCAGCGGGCCTGATGGTCGGTATTCCTTCAGTGTTTTTCCACCGCTTCCTGCAGCGTCGCATCGATGAACTGGTGGTCGGCATGGAGCAGGAAGCCATCAAGCTGGTGGAAGTGGTGCAGGGCGATCGTGATGTCGATTTCGTTGAGGGCCGAGCGTGA
- a CDS encoding Trm112 family protein has product MDTKLLDILACPICKGPLKLSADKTELISKGAGLAYPIRDGIPVMLESEARTLTTDERLDK; this is encoded by the coding sequence ATGGACACCAAACTGCTCGACATCCTCGCTTGCCCGATCTGCAAAGGCCCGCTCAAGCTCAGCGCCGACAAAACCGAGCTGATCAGCAAGGGCGCCGGCCTGGCTTATCCGATCCGTGATGGCATCCCGGTGATGCTGGAAAGCGAAGCCCGTACCCTGACCACCGATGAGCGCCTGGATAAATGA
- a CDS encoding VOC family protein: MFSHVTVGTNDLDKASTFYDAVLIPLGLCRRPVTPDGGPPSACWVKPDSALPRFYVYNPYDRNKAGAGNGSMVAFTAPSANAVDTAYAAGLLAGGSDEGEPGQRPHYGDGYYGAYLRDPDGNKVHIAYRGDLHVAG, encoded by the coding sequence ATGTTCAGTCACGTAACCGTTGGGACAAACGATCTTGATAAGGCGTCTACCTTCTACGACGCGGTGCTGATCCCCTTGGGGCTCTGTCGTAGGCCTGTAACCCCTGATGGCGGGCCACCTTCGGCGTGCTGGGTCAAGCCAGACAGCGCTCTCCCGCGCTTTTATGTGTACAACCCTTATGACCGCAATAAGGCCGGAGCAGGAAATGGCAGCATGGTGGCTTTCACTGCGCCCTCTGCAAATGCGGTAGATACCGCCTATGCAGCTGGGCTTCTTGCGGGTGGATCAGATGAAGGTGAACCTGGCCAACGCCCACACTATGGTGACGGTTACTACGGTGCTTACCTGCGTGATCCAGATGGCAACAAGGTACATATCGCCTATCGTGGAGATTTGCATGTGGCGGGATAG
- a CDS encoding Bax inhibitor-1/YccA family protein, translating to MREQNYALNGNAQAEQLEVSRVLRNTYGLLALTLAFSGVMAYVAQQMRVGYPNIFVVLIGFYGLFFLTNKLRDSAWGLVSAFALTGFMGFILGPILNRYLGMAGGAEVVSSAFAMTALVFGGLSAYVLISRKDMSFLGGFITAGFFVLLAAVVAGMFFQISGLQLAISAGFVLFSSVCILFQTSAIIHGGERNYIMATISLYVSIYNLFISLLQIFGIMSRDD from the coding sequence ATGCGCGAACAGAATTACGCACTGAATGGTAACGCGCAGGCTGAGCAGCTTGAAGTCAGCCGCGTGTTGCGCAACACCTACGGCTTGCTCGCCCTTACCCTCGCGTTCAGCGGCGTAATGGCGTATGTGGCGCAGCAGATGCGCGTCGGCTACCCGAATATCTTTGTCGTGCTGATTGGTTTCTACGGCCTGTTCTTCCTGACCAACAAGCTGCGTGACTCGGCCTGGGGCCTGGTGTCGGCGTTTGCCCTGACCGGTTTCATGGGCTTTATCCTTGGCCCGATCCTCAACCGTTACCTCGGCATGGCCGGCGGCGCGGAAGTGGTCAGTTCGGCATTTGCCATGACGGCCCTGGTGTTTGGTGGTCTGTCGGCCTACGTGCTGATCAGCCGTAAGGACATGAGTTTCCTGGGTGGCTTCATTACCGCAGGCTTCTTCGTGTTGCTGGCGGCGGTGGTTGCCGGCATGTTCTTCCAGATCAGCGGCTTGCAGTTGGCGATCAGCGCAGGTTTTGTGCTGTTCTCCTCCGTGTGCATCCTGTTCCAGACCAGCGCCATCATCCACGGCGGTGAGCGTAACTACATCATGGCGACCATCAGCCTGTATGTATCGATCTACAACCTGTTCATCAGCCTGTTGCAGATCTTCGGCATCATGAGCCGCGATGACTGA
- a CDS encoding low molecular weight protein-tyrosine-phosphatase, which produces MEVLFVCLGNICRSPTAEGVLRHKLREAGLAGQVEVASAGTGDWHVGNPPDQRSQRAARVRGYDLSAQRAQQVSRADFARYDLILAMDHSNLRNLKALHPGRGKAELDLFLRRYDAEVDEVPDPYYEGEQGFERVLDLIERACDLLVIELKGRL; this is translated from the coding sequence ATGGAGGTTCTGTTCGTCTGCCTGGGCAATATCTGCCGCTCGCCCACCGCCGAAGGTGTGCTGCGCCATAAATTGCGCGAAGCGGGGCTGGCCGGCCAGGTTGAAGTGGCATCTGCCGGCACGGGTGATTGGCATGTCGGCAACCCGCCGGACCAGCGCAGCCAGCGTGCGGCGCGGGTGCGCGGTTACGACTTGTCGGCCCAGCGTGCCCAGCAGGTTTCCCGTGCAGACTTTGCTCGATATGACCTGATCCTGGCCATGGACCACAGCAACCTGCGCAACCTCAAGGCGTTGCACCCAGGCCGAGGCAAAGCCGAGCTGGACTTGTTCCTGCGCCGCTATGACGCCGAAGTGGACGAAGTGCCAGACCCTTACTACGAAGGCGAGCAAGGTTTCGAGCGGGTCCTGGACCTTATCGAACGGGCCTGTGATTTATTGGTAATCGAATTGAAGGGGCGGTTATGA
- the murB gene encoding UDP-N-acetylmuramate dehydrogenase: MTLQVLAQVSLKPFNSFGIDVRAQWFAEAHSDADVREALVYAAAQSLPLLVIGGGSNLLLTQDIQAVVLRMATQGIRLLQDDGVHVVVEAEAGEAWHPFVLWTLEHGFCGLENLSLIPGTVGAAPMQNIGAYGVEIKDVFAGLTALDRNTGELRDFSLQECNFAYRDSLFKHETGRWLILRVRFALSRASHLKLDYGPVQQRLAAQGITEATPSDVSRAICSIRREKLPDPAELGNAGSFFKNPLVSQVLAAELKAQYPDLVAYPQADGQMKLAAGWLIDKAGWKGFRDGDAGVHKLQALVLVNYGAATGHDIANLALRIQRDIAERFKVDLEMEPNQY, translated from the coding sequence ATGACCTTGCAAGTGCTTGCGCAGGTATCGCTCAAGCCATTCAACAGCTTCGGCATCGACGTGCGCGCCCAGTGGTTTGCCGAGGCCCACAGCGACGCCGATGTGCGTGAAGCCTTGGTCTATGCGGCGGCGCAGTCGTTACCGCTGTTGGTGATCGGCGGTGGCAGCAACCTGCTGTTGACCCAGGATATCCAGGCAGTGGTATTGCGCATGGCCACCCAGGGCATTCGGCTGCTGCAGGACGACGGTGTACACGTGGTGGTCGAGGCCGAAGCGGGCGAAGCCTGGCACCCGTTTGTCTTGTGGACGTTGGAACATGGTTTCTGCGGCCTGGAGAACCTCAGCCTCATCCCTGGCACCGTCGGTGCTGCGCCGATGCAGAACATCGGCGCCTACGGCGTAGAGATCAAGGACGTGTTTGCCGGCCTCACCGCGCTGGATCGTAACACCGGCGAGCTGCGCGACTTCAGCCTGCAGGAATGCAACTTCGCCTACCGCGACAGCCTGTTCAAGCACGAAACCGGGCGCTGGCTGATCCTGCGCGTGCGTTTCGCCTTGAGCCGCGCCAGCCACCTCAAACTCGACTACGGCCCGGTACAGCAGCGCCTGGCCGCGCAGGGTATCACCGAGGCGACGCCGAGCGATGTCAGCCGCGCTATTTGCAGCATCCGCCGCGAAAAACTGCCCGACCCGGCAGAACTGGGGAATGCCGGCAGTTTCTTCAAAAACCCACTGGTGTCCCAGGTGCTGGCGGCTGAGCTGAAGGCGCAGTACCCGGACCTGGTGGCCTACCCGCAGGCCGATGGGCAGATGAAGCTCGCCGCTGGCTGGCTGATCGATAAAGCCGGCTGGAAAGGCTTTCGCGACGGCGATGCCGGCGTGCATAAACTGCAGGCGCTGGTGCTGGTCAACTATGGCGCGGCCACCGGGCACGACATTGCTAACCTGGCGCTGCGTATCCAACGTGATATTGCCGAGCGTTTCAAGGTTGATCTGGAAATGGAACCGAACCAGTACTGA
- a CDS encoding serralysin family metalloprotease: protein MTVSTKNLVNPGTSSAGFQTSEDYQSLQSFSHAYDRGGFTINGKPSYTIAQAADEITRGGYYWGDNDHNGKYNFTYSFLTSESKSYAAEKVSGFAAFNAQQKAQAALSFQSWSDVANISFRESKSGGDAHISLGNYSNDLQHGGARSAFAFYPNNSGNSDALFYTNKNYQENLTPANGNYGRQTLTHEIGHSLGLQHPGAYDASVGQPSYSDAKYAEDTHAYSVMSYWSESNSDQNFSKGGSEAYAAGPLIDDIAAIQKLYGANYATRAGDTTYGFNSNTGRDFYNATSNADKLVFSIWDGGGNDTLDFSGFTQNQKINLNEASFSDVGGLVGNVSIAKGVTLENAFGGAGNDLIIGNNAANIIKGGAGNDIIYGGGGADQLWGGAGNDTFVFGASSDSKPGAADTIFDFISGSDKIDLSGITKGAGLSFVNAFTGHTGDAVLSYASGTNLGTLAVDFSGHGVADFLVTTVGQAAISDIVA, encoded by the coding sequence ATGACTGTCTCAACGAAAAATCTTGTTAATCCAGGTACTTCTTCGGCAGGTTTCCAAACAAGTGAAGACTACCAAAGCCTCCAGAGTTTTTCACACGCGTATGATCGAGGAGGTTTCACTATAAATGGAAAGCCGTCTTACACCATTGCGCAGGCCGCTGATGAAATAACCCGGGGCGGTTACTATTGGGGTGATAATGACCATAACGGCAAATACAATTTCACCTACAGCTTTCTGACCTCAGAAAGTAAATCTTACGCCGCCGAGAAAGTTTCTGGCTTCGCCGCTTTCAACGCACAACAGAAGGCCCAGGCAGCCCTTTCGTTCCAATCCTGGTCGGACGTCGCCAATATCTCATTCCGTGAATCTAAAAGTGGAGGCGACGCCCATATATCCTTGGGCAACTATAGCAATGACCTGCAGCATGGCGGTGCGCGGTCGGCTTTCGCGTTCTACCCAAACAACAGCGGAAACAGTGACGCGTTGTTTTATACCAATAAAAACTACCAAGAAAACTTAACGCCCGCGAACGGCAATTACGGCCGTCAAACGCTAACCCATGAAATTGGCCACTCGCTGGGACTGCAACACCCAGGCGCCTACGATGCCAGCGTTGGCCAGCCGTCCTATTCGGATGCGAAATATGCCGAAGATACACACGCTTACTCCGTGATGAGTTACTGGAGCGAGAGCAACTCCGATCAAAACTTCAGTAAAGGCGGGAGCGAAGCCTATGCAGCCGGCCCGCTAATCGACGACATTGCTGCGATCCAGAAGCTCTACGGCGCCAACTACGCCACCCGCGCCGGCGACACCACCTACGGGTTCAACTCCAATACCGGGCGGGATTTCTACAACGCCACCTCCAATGCCGACAAGCTGGTGTTCTCGATATGGGACGGTGGCGGCAACGACACCCTGGACTTCTCCGGTTTTACCCAGAACCAGAAGATCAACCTCAATGAAGCCTCGTTCTCCGACGTCGGCGGCCTGGTGGGTAACGTATCCATTGCCAAGGGCGTTACCCTCGAGAACGCTTTTGGTGGCGCAGGCAACGACCTGATCATTGGCAACAACGCCGCCAACATCATTAAAGGCGGTGCCGGCAACGACATCATCTACGGCGGTGGCGGTGCGGACCAACTGTGGGGCGGCGCCGGCAACGACACCTTTGTGTTCGGTGCCAGTTCCGACTCCAAGCCGGGGGCGGCGGACACGATTTTTGACTTCATCTCGGGCTCCGACAAGATCGACCTGTCGGGCATTACCAAAGGTGCAGGCTTGAGCTTCGTCAATGCATTTACCGGGCATACCGGTGATGCGGTGCTGAGCTATGCCTCGGGCACCAACCTGGGCACCTTGGCGGTGGACTTCTCCGGGCATGGCGTGGCGGATTTCCTCGTCACCACCGTGGGCCAGGCAGCCATCAGCGACATCGTGGCGTGA
- a CDS encoding putative quinol monooxygenase, producing the protein MSNEVQLVVMINTQPGKGSQQSAAFEQLAPKVRAEHGCLRYDLHPVVGNPDSFVLIEKWASKAALDAHHVAPHMVAAAQHNPSFRAGPATVLLLEDAV; encoded by the coding sequence ATGTCCAATGAAGTGCAGCTTGTCGTGATGATCAATACCCAGCCCGGCAAGGGCTCGCAGCAGTCGGCCGCGTTCGAGCAGCTGGCGCCTAAGGTGCGGGCCGAGCACGGATGCCTGCGCTACGATCTGCATCCCGTGGTGGGCAACCCCGACAGCTTTGTCCTCATCGAAAAGTGGGCCTCAAAGGCCGCATTGGACGCCCACCATGTCGCCCCTCATATGGTCGCAGCGGCCCAGCACAATCCATCGTTTCGTGCCGGGCCTGCGACCGTTTTGCTGTTGGAGGACGCGGTATAA
- a CDS encoding DNA internalization-related competence protein ComEC/Rec2: MRTGMFAFGMGLLSLRFLPALPATPWLLAMLVVALMLLPFRTYPLAFLLMGVSWACMSAQWALDDRLRPDLDGQTRWIEGRVIGLPQNTSTGVRFELTDSRSRKARLPKRIRLSWHGGPPVYSGERWRLAVTLKRPAGLLNFQGFDYEAWLLAQRIGATGSVKDGQRLAPARHAWRDSVRQRLLAVDAQGREAGLAALVLGDGSGLAPEDWRVLQDTGTVHLLVISGQHIGLLAGLIYALVAGLARYGCWPRALPWLPWACALAFSAALGYGLLAGFGVPVQRACVMVGLVLLWRLRFRHLGVWWPLLLAFNAVLVLEPLASLQPGFWLSFAAVAVLVLAFSGRLGAWSVWQAWTRPQWLIAIGLFPVLLVLGLPISLSAPVANLFAVPWLSLVVLPLALLGTTLLAVPWVGEGLLWLAGGALDGLFTGLALLAGLRAAWLPADVPLVYWLISLAGAVLLLLPKGVPLRLLGWPMLLLAVFPPKTLVPHGQVEVVQLDVGQGQAVVLRTRHHAMLYDAGPRSGAVDLGARVVLPSLQKLGVAALDAMVISHAHADHAGGAAAVAGALPVGRVIGGETEGLPAFLAAQPCNNGERWEWDGVSFELWQWPGATSSNPKSCVLQVQARGERLLLTGDIDEAAEKAFLASPLAVPTDWLQAPHHGSRSSSSWAFLQRLTPKAVLISRGRGNAFGHPHPQVTARYQALGSRVYDSAEQGAVRVQLGSFKPPVVARSQRRFWREALP, encoded by the coding sequence ATGAGAACAGGGATGTTCGCGTTCGGAATGGGCTTATTGTCGCTGCGATTTTTACCCGCATTGCCGGCCACCCCATGGCTGTTGGCCATGTTGGTGGTGGCCTTGATGCTGCTGCCGTTTCGAACCTATCCGCTGGCGTTTTTGCTGATGGGTGTGAGCTGGGCGTGCATGAGCGCGCAATGGGCGTTGGACGACCGGCTAAGGCCCGATCTGGACGGTCAGACTCGCTGGATTGAGGGGCGCGTCATCGGGTTGCCGCAAAACACCAGCACCGGCGTGCGCTTCGAATTGACCGACAGCCGGTCACGCAAGGCCCGGTTGCCCAAGCGTATCCGGCTGTCCTGGCATGGCGGCCCGCCGGTTTACAGTGGCGAGCGCTGGCGACTGGCGGTCACGCTCAAGCGGCCGGCGGGTTTGCTCAATTTCCAGGGTTTTGACTACGAGGCCTGGCTACTGGCCCAGCGCATCGGTGCCACTGGCTCGGTGAAAGATGGCCAGCGCCTGGCACCGGCTCGCCATGCCTGGCGTGACAGCGTCCGCCAGCGCCTGCTGGCGGTGGATGCCCAGGGCCGCGAGGCGGGGCTGGCAGCCTTGGTGCTGGGCGACGGCTCGGGGCTCGCGCCTGAGGATTGGCGGGTGTTGCAGGACACGGGCACGGTGCACCTGCTGGTGATTTCCGGCCAGCACATTGGCTTGCTGGCCGGTTTGATCTACGCCCTGGTGGCCGGGCTGGCCCGCTATGGTTGCTGGCCCCGGGCCCTGCCTTGGCTGCCGTGGGCCTGCGCCCTGGCGTTCAGCGCCGCGTTGGGTTACGGCTTACTGGCGGGTTTTGGTGTGCCGGTGCAACGGGCCTGCGTGATGGTCGGGTTGGTGCTGCTGTGGCGTTTGCGGTTTCGCCACTTGGGTGTGTGGTGGCCGTTATTGCTGGCATTCAATGCTGTGCTGGTGCTGGAACCGCTGGCCAGTTTGCAGCCAGGGTTCTGGTTGTCGTTTGCCGCCGTGGCCGTGCTGGTATTGGCGTTCAGCGGGCGTCTGGGAGCGTGGAGCGTCTGGCAGGCCTGGACCCGCCCCCAATGGTTGATCGCCATTGGTCTGTTTCCGGTGTTGCTGGTGCTGGGGTTGCCTATCAGCCTGAGTGCGCCGGTTGCCAATCTGTTTGCCGTGCCGTGGCTCAGCCTGGTGGTGCTGCCATTGGCGCTGCTGGGCACGACACTGTTGGCGGTGCCGTGGGTGGGAGAGGGCTTGTTGTGGTTGGCCGGTGGCGCGCTGGACGGCCTGTTCACAGGCCTGGCGCTGCTGGCCGGGTTGCGCGCAGCGTGGCTGCCCGCCGACGTGCCGCTGGTTTACTGGTTGATCAGTCTCGCGGGTGCGGTGCTATTGCTCTTGCCTAAAGGCGTGCCACTGCGGCTGCTGGGCTGGCCGATGCTGTTGTTGGCGGTTTTTCCACCTAAGACCTTGGTGCCGCACGGGCAGGTGGAGGTGGTGCAGTTGGATGTCGGCCAGGGGCAGGCGGTGGTCCTGCGCACGCGCCATCACGCCATGCTCTACGACGCAGGCCCGCGCTCAGGGGCGGTTGACCTGGGCGCGCGCGTGGTGCTGCCATCCCTGCAAAAGCTTGGGGTGGCGGCGTTGGATGCGATGGTGATCAGCCATGCCCACGCCGACCATGCCGGCGGTGCAGCAGCGGTTGCCGGTGCGCTGCCCGTCGGGCGGGTTATCGGCGGAGAGACCGAAGGGCTGCCGGCCTTTCTCGCGGCCCAGCCCTGTAACAATGGCGAGCGCTGGGAGTGGGATGGCGTTTCGTTTGAATTGTGGCAATGGCCTGGCGCCACTAGTAGCAATCCGAAATCCTGCGTCTTGCAGGTACAGGCCCGTGGCGAGCGCTTGCTACTGACGGGCGATATTGATGAGGCGGCCGAAAAAGCCTTTCTCGCGTCGCCCTTGGCGGTGCCGACCGATTGGTTGCAAGCGCCACACCATGGCAGTCGCAGTTCCTCATCCTGGGCGTTTTTGCAGCGGCTTACGCCCAAGGCGGTGCTGATTTCCCGTGGCCGTGGCAATGCGTTCGGGCATCCCCATCCACAGGTGACGGCGCGTTATCAGGCGCTGGGCAGCCGGGTCTACGACAGCGCCGAGCAAGGTGCCGTGCGTGTGCAACTGGGCAGTTTTAAACCACCGGTTGTTGCGCGCAGTCAACGGCGGTTCTGGCGCGAAGCGTTACCGTGA
- a CDS encoding biopolymer transporter ExbD: MKFRRKQRENVDINLASLIDVVFILLLFFVVTTTFTRETQLRVDLPEAVSGSPAEDQQTKQLDIAISADGVFSLNNQLLEKNDLASLMAALEKESGGDTNMPLSISADGKTQHQAVITAMDAAGKLGFSHLRMTTVEAASPP; this comes from the coding sequence GTGAAATTTCGCCGCAAGCAACGGGAGAATGTTGATATCAACCTGGCGTCGCTGATCGACGTGGTCTTTATCCTGCTGCTGTTTTTTGTCGTGACGACCACCTTCACCCGCGAAACCCAACTGCGTGTTGATTTACCCGAAGCCGTGAGTGGCTCACCGGCCGAAGACCAGCAAACCAAGCAGTTGGACATTGCCATCAGCGCCGACGGGGTGTTTTCGTTGAATAACCAATTGCTCGAAAAAAATGACCTTGCCAGCCTGATGGCCGCTCTGGAGAAAGAGTCCGGCGGCGATACCAACATGCCGCTTTCCATCAGTGCTGACGGCAAAACCCAGCATCAAGCCGTGATCACCGCCATGGATGCCGCCGGCAAGCTGGGCTTCAGCCATCTGCGCATGACCACCGTCGAGGCGGCGAGCCCGCCCTGA
- the kdsB gene encoding 3-deoxy-manno-octulosonate cytidylyltransferase, with the protein MTTAFTVVIPSRYASTRLPGKPLQLIGDKPMIQLVWEQACKSSAERVVVATDDPRIIEACKGFGAEAVLTREDHNSGTDRLAEVATQLGLAPDAIVVNVQGDEPLIPPCVIDQVAANLAAHGEARMATLAEPIEDIETLFNPNVVKVVSDINGLALTFSRSTLPWARDAFAKQPDALPQGVPYRRHIGIYAYRAGFLHDFVSWGPCWLENTESLEQLRALWHGVRIHVGDALEAPPAGVDTQEDLERVRRLLGA; encoded by the coding sequence ATGACCACCGCCTTTACCGTTGTCATTCCTTCGCGCTACGCCTCCACGCGCCTGCCGGGCAAGCCGCTGCAATTGATCGGCGACAAGCCGATGATCCAGCTGGTGTGGGAGCAGGCCTGTAAAAGCAGTGCCGAGCGCGTGGTGGTTGCCACCGACGACCCGCGCATTATCGAGGCCTGCAAAGGTTTCGGCGCTGAAGCGGTGCTGACCCGCGAAGACCACAATTCCGGCACCGACCGCCTGGCCGAAGTCGCCACGCAGTTGGGGCTTGCTCCCGATGCGATCGTGGTCAATGTGCAGGGTGACGAGCCCTTGATCCCGCCGTGCGTGATCGATCAGGTCGCCGCCAACCTGGCCGCCCATGGCGAGGCGCGCATGGCGACCCTGGCCGAGCCCATCGAAGACATCGAGACCCTGTTCAACCCGAACGTGGTCAAAGTGGTCAGCGATATCAATGGCCTGGCGCTGACCTTCAGCCGCTCGACCCTGCCGTGGGCGCGTGATGCATTCGCCAAACAGCCCGACGCATTGCCCCAGGGCGTGCCGTACCGTCGCCATATCGGCATCTATGCCTACCGTGCCGGTTTCCTGCATGACTTCGTCAGCTGGGGGCCGTGCTGGCTGGAAAATACCGAGTCCCTGGAACAGTTGCGTGCCCTGTGGCACGGCGTGCGTATCCACGTGGGCGACGCGCTGGAAGCACCGCCAGCCGGTGTCGACACCCAGGAAGACCTTGAGCGCGTTCGCCGCCTGCTGGGGGCCTGA